The following coding sequences are from one Streptomyces sp. NBC_01232 window:
- a CDS encoding MTH1187 family thiamine-binding protein, translated as MIVAFSVTPLGVGEEVGEYVADAVRVVRESGLPNRTDAMFTTVEGDWDQVMDVVRRAVAAVEERAPRVSFILKADIRPGVHDGITSKVETVERHLAEG; from the coding sequence GTGATCGTCGCGTTCTCGGTGACCCCGCTGGGGGTCGGCGAAGAGGTCGGCGAGTACGTCGCCGACGCGGTCCGGGTGGTCCGCGAGTCCGGGCTGCCGAACCGCACCGACGCGATGTTCACGACAGTCGAGGGCGACTGGGACCAGGTCATGGACGTCGTCCGGCGCGCGGTGGCCGCCGTCGAGGAGAGGGCGCCCCGCGTCTCCTTCATCCTGAAGGCCGACATCCGCCCCGGGGTCCACGACGGGATCACCTCCAAGGTCGAGACGGTCGAGCGGCACCTCGCCGAGGGCTGA